One Natator depressus isolate rNatDep1 chromosome 6, rNatDep2.hap1, whole genome shotgun sequence DNA window includes the following coding sequences:
- the LOC141989940 gene encoding acyl-CoA (8-3)-desaturase-like has protein sequence MSSLLIGELAPDEISMKLSKNKLLVEDFRELRATIERMGLLNPNGLFFFLNFLQILLLEAASWITLWYFGTSLVPFLISAVLLTTSLSQAGYLQHDLGHFSVFSKPKWNHVVQKFVIGQLLGLPASWWNLRHAQHHAKTNCFLKDPDLNMHPWFTLGKVLSVELGIKKKFMPYNHQHKYYFVTLPPFLFPVYFQYFPLHKTIQRRDWADLAWMLSFYIRFFLTYEPLLGVKSLLGFYLLIRVLESIWLVWVTQMNHIPMNIDYDKNLDWFSTQLQATCNVHQSLFNDWFTGHLNFHIEHHLFPTMPRHNYWKVAPLVKSLCAKHSIEYHCKPLLTGFADIVHSLKDSGELWLDAYLHK, from the exons ATGAGCTCACTGCTGATTGGGGAGCTGGCACCAGATGAAATCAGCATGAAGCTCAGCAAAAAC AAACTGCTGGTAGAGGATTTCCGTGAGCTACGCGCCACCATTGAAAGGATGGGACTTCTGAACCCCAACGGCCTCTTCTTCTTCCTGAATTTCCTGCAAATTCTGCTGCTAGAGGCTGCCAGCTGGATCACTCTCTGGTACTTTGGGACTTCCCTAGTACCGTTCCTCATCTCTGCAGTGCTGCTGACAACCTCCCTG TCCCAAGCTGGGTATCTGCAACATGATTTGGGACACTTCTCAGTATTCAGCAAGCCCAAATGGAACCACGTGGTTCAAAAGTTTGTGATAGGCCAACTGTTG GGCTTGCCAGCCAGCTGGTGGAATCTAAGGCATGCCCAACATCATGCTAAAACCAACTGCTTCCTCAAGGATCCTGATCTCAATATGCACCCTTGGTTTACTTTAGGGAAGGTGCTCTCTGTGGAG ctCGGGATAAAGAAGAAGTTCATGCCTTACAACCATCAGCACAAGTACTACTTTGTCA CACTGCCCCCATTCCTGTTTCCTGTCTACTTCCAATACTTTCCACTGCACAAGACAATCCAGAGAAGAGACTGGGCG GACCTGGCCTGGATGCTGAGCTTCTACATCCGATTCTTTCTCACTTACGAGCCCTTACTGGGGGTGAAGAGTCTCCTGGGGTTCTATCTGCTGATCAG GGTTCTGGAGAGTATCTGGCTTGTCTGGGTGACACAAATGAATCACATCCCAATGAACATTGATTACGATAAAAACCTGGACTGGTTCTCTACCCAG ctccaggcaacaTGCAACGTGCATCAGTCCCTGTTCAATGACTGGTTCACTGGGCATCTGAACTTCCATATTGAGCATCA CCTTTTCCCCACAATGCCTCGACACAATTACTGGAAGGTGGCCCCCCTGGTGAAGTCCCTGTGTGCCAAGCACAGCATTGAGTACCACTGCAAGCCCCTTCTCACCGGCTTTGCAGACATTGTGCA ctctCTGAAGGATTCTGGGGAGCTCTGGCTTGATGCCTATCTGCATAAATAA